The Paenibacillus tianjinensis genome has a window encoding:
- a CDS encoding glycoside hydrolase family 130 protein: MKEVQLIGNHLPNIPWQDRPAGNDNPVWRHNDNPVIKRNPAKGVARIFNSAVIAYEGSFLGVFRVEDNTTRPHLRMGHSADGLEWKIDDEPIQFTDEEGKPYAPRYAYDPRLVKVEDTYYIIWCTDFYGAAIGVAKTQDFKTFVSLENPFLPFNRNGVLFPKKLNGNFVMLSRPSDSGHTPFGDVFLSESPDFVYWGKHRHVMSKGGQGWWQSTKIGGGPAPIETTEGWLMFYHGVTTTCNGLVYSMGAVILDKDEPSRVKYRSRNFVLTPEEWYEERGFVNNVLFPCAALTDAETGRIAIYYGAADTYVGVAYTTVQEIVNYVIETHEEVGDDAGLGKI, translated from the coding sequence ATGAAAGAAGTACAGCTGATCGGCAATCATCTGCCGAACATTCCCTGGCAAGACAGACCGGCAGGCAATGACAATCCGGTGTGGAGACATAATGACAACCCGGTTATTAAACGCAATCCGGCCAAAGGCGTTGCCCGGATCTTTAACAGTGCCGTTATTGCCTATGAAGGCAGCTTCCTCGGCGTATTCCGTGTAGAGGATAATACGACCCGCCCTCACCTGCGGATGGGCCATAGCGCCGACGGTCTGGAGTGGAAAATCGACGACGAGCCGATTCAGTTTACCGACGAAGAAGGCAAGCCGTACGCACCGCGTTATGCCTATGACCCCCGTCTTGTAAAAGTTGAAGATACGTATTACATCATCTGGTGTACAGATTTCTACGGTGCAGCCATCGGGGTAGCCAAAACCCAGGATTTCAAAACATTCGTTAGCCTGGAAAATCCGTTCCTGCCCTTCAACCGTAACGGCGTATTGTTCCCTAAGAAGCTTAATGGCAACTTTGTGATGCTGTCCCGTCCGAGCGACAGCGGTCATACCCCGTTCGGTGACGTGTTCCTGAGCGAAAGCCCGGATTTCGTCTATTGGGGCAAACACCGTCATGTCATGTCTAAAGGCGGTCAAGGCTGGTGGCAAAGTACTAAGATCGGCGGCGGGCCTGCACCGATTGAGACTACCGAAGGCTGGCTAATGTTCTATCACGGCGTAACCACAACCTGCAACGGCCTTGTGTACAGCATGGGTGCGGTGATTCTCGATAAAGACGAGCCGTCCAGAGTTAAATACCGCTCCAGAAACTTCGTGCTTACACCGGAAGAATGGTATGAGGAAAGAGGCTTCGTTAATAACGTGCTGTTCCCTTGTGCAGCACTAACCGACGCCGAAACCGGCCGCATCGCCATCTACTATGGCGCTGCAGACACCTATGTAGGCGTGGCTTATACCACCGTGCAGGAAATCGTTAATTATGTCATCGAAACCCATGAAGAAGTTGGCGACGACGCGGGTCTCGGCAAGATTTAG
- a CDS encoding ABC transporter substrate-binding protein: MKKTKAVTGLAALTLMAGLFAGCSSNNNNADNAAATNAGNTGTGTEATAAPEGDAAKDIKGDITVITQRTDIVDTVFKDYAAKFNEKYPNVKVNFEALSSYEDQIKIRMSTNDYGDVLLLPTSVAIKDLPDFFEPLGKMSDLEQQYTGLEERSVDGISYGIPITVNFSGVIYNKQVFKDAGITEVPRTFEQFQTALQNIKDKTDAVPLYTNYAAGWTLTQWEADLATVAGDREYVNIAQVASDDNFVQGQPHYDLYKVMYDAAKNGLIEEDPTTTDWETSKADLANGKIGTMMLGSWAIGQIKGLATNPDDVGFMPFPTNASKILVPLSDDYNLGISLHSKNKEAARAWVDWFINESGYPTTEGGGMSPVKGAELPEILKQFEGTDVTFDTLAPAKAGEEGWVDAIDKEAEIGLWQPDFKKVIIEAAIGNRKDSYDDIMKDLNDKWKAARAKVTAAK, from the coding sequence ATGAAGAAGACCAAAGCAGTTACAGGTTTGGCAGCACTCACGCTAATGGCGGGTTTATTCGCAGGCTGTTCATCCAACAACAACAACGCGGATAATGCAGCAGCAACAAATGCAGGAAATACAGGAACAGGTACGGAGGCTACTGCTGCCCCTGAAGGCGATGCAGCTAAGGATATCAAAGGTGATATCACAGTAATCACACAGCGTACGGATATCGTTGATACCGTATTCAAAGACTATGCAGCCAAATTCAATGAGAAATATCCGAATGTCAAAGTCAACTTCGAAGCGCTGTCCAGCTACGAGGATCAGATCAAGATCCGTATGAGCACCAATGATTACGGTGATGTCCTTCTGCTTCCTACAAGCGTTGCCATTAAAGATCTTCCGGATTTCTTTGAGCCGCTGGGCAAAATGTCCGATCTGGAGCAGCAATATACTGGCCTTGAAGAACGCAGTGTAGACGGCATTTCCTACGGTATTCCAATTACCGTTAACTTCTCCGGTGTGATTTACAACAAGCAGGTGTTCAAGGATGCGGGAATTACAGAAGTTCCAAGAACCTTTGAACAGTTCCAGACGGCTTTGCAGAACATCAAAGACAAGACCGATGCCGTTCCGCTGTATACGAACTATGCCGCAGGCTGGACGCTGACCCAATGGGAAGCTGATCTGGCTACCGTTGCCGGCGACCGTGAATATGTCAATATCGCTCAGGTTGCTTCGGATGACAACTTCGTGCAGGGACAACCGCACTACGACCTGTACAAAGTAATGTACGACGCAGCGAAGAACGGTCTGATTGAAGAAGACCCTACAACAACTGACTGGGAAACTTCCAAGGCTGACCTGGCTAACGGCAAGATCGGTACGATGATGCTCGGCTCCTGGGCAATCGGCCAAATCAAAGGACTGGCTACCAATCCTGATGATGTCGGCTTCATGCCTTTCCCTACCAATGCCAGCAAAATCCTTGTCCCGCTGTCCGATGACTACAACCTGGGTATCAGCCTGCACAGCAAAAACAAAGAAGCGGCAAGAGCATGGGTGGACTGGTTCATCAACGAATCCGGCTATCCGACCACTGAAGGCGGCGGTATGAGCCCGGTTAAAGGCGCTGAGCTTCCGGAAATCCTTAAACAATTTGAAGGCACGGACGTAACGTTCGACACCCTTGCACCAGCTAAAGCCGGCGAAGAAGGCTGGGTGGATGCAATTGATAAAGAAGCAGAAATCGGGCTCTGGCAGCCTGACTTCAAGAAAGTTATTATCGAAGCTGCAATCGGCAACCGCAAGGATTCCTATGACGATATCATGAAAGACCTGAACGACAAATGGAAAGCGGCAAGAGCTAAGGTTACTGCTGCGAAGTAA
- a CDS encoding acetylxylan esterase: MNERSLPQLQAYKGISPKPADFDQYWERALCELDAQPLDYELVPAEFTSELAECFHLYFRGVGGARVHCKYVRPKKAAGEKGPGVVMFHGYSCDSGDWLEKVAYAAHGFSVLAMDCRGQGGLSEDNLTVQGTTIRGHIIRGIDDPDPDNLYYRNVFLDTAQTARILMAMPEVDPARVGASGLSQGGGLTVACASLEPRIAVAVPVYPFLSDYKRAWEANITTSAYEEINYYFRFFDPHHLREDEIFNRLGYIDIQNLADRIQGKVLWVTGLVDTICPPSTQFAAYNKITAPKDLMVYHEYGHEY; encoded by the coding sequence ATGAACGAACGATCCCTGCCCCAATTACAAGCCTATAAAGGCATTAGCCCGAAGCCTGCTGATTTCGACCAGTACTGGGAACGCGCGCTGTGTGAACTGGATGCCCAGCCGCTGGATTATGAACTGGTGCCAGCCGAATTTACGAGCGAGCTGGCTGAATGTTTTCATCTGTATTTTAGAGGCGTAGGCGGAGCCAGAGTGCATTGTAAATATGTAAGACCGAAGAAGGCAGCCGGTGAGAAGGGGCCCGGAGTGGTCATGTTCCACGGTTACTCCTGCGACAGCGGTGACTGGCTGGAGAAAGTTGCTTATGCCGCCCACGGATTCAGTGTGCTGGCAATGGATTGCCGCGGCCAGGGCGGACTGTCCGAAGATAATCTGACAGTTCAGGGGACAACCATCCGCGGACATATTATCCGGGGGATTGATGACCCTGATCCGGACAATCTGTACTACCGCAATGTATTTCTTGATACCGCACAGACGGCGCGTATTCTGATGGCGATGCCGGAGGTGGATCCTGCACGTGTCGGTGCATCCGGACTGTCACAAGGAGGAGGACTTACAGTAGCCTGCGCTTCTCTGGAGCCCCGTATTGCGGTTGCTGTCCCGGTCTATCCGTTCCTCTCCGATTACAAGCGGGCTTGGGAAGCGAATATTACAACCTCTGCTTATGAGGAAATTAACTATTATTTCCGCTTCTTTGATCCGCATCATCTGCGGGAGGATGAGATTTTTAACCGCCTTGGGTACATTGATATTCAGAATCTGGCAGACCGGATACAAGGCAAGGTGTTATGGGTAACCGGGCTCGTGGATACGATCTGTCCGCCTTCGACACAATTCGCTGCATACAACAAAATCACAGCACCGAAAGACCTAATGGTATATCATGAATACGGTCATGAGTATTAA
- a CDS encoding AGE family epimerase/isomerase → MKNSPEQWLKSLEQELQDNILGFWMKHTLDEQHGGFVGEIDNQLNIVEGAGKSLVLNARILWTFAAAYRTYRKAEYLAIAERAHGYLLEHFLDKEYGGLYWMVDAAGVPSQLKKQVYGQAFAIYALAEYHHATGHAEALEQAVELFRLLEKHGYDQLYKGYIEALARDWQLTDDLSLSAKDMNEKKSMNTHLHVLEGYTGLYRVWKSEELRVKLAELIETMLEHIVDDEGKHFLLFMDEEWNVKSDIISYGHDIEGSWLLVEAAEVLGDEELLQRVQKVAISMAEATLNEGIDTDGGIWNEADSKGLISKDKDWWPQAEAMVGFYNAYQLTEDARFQEAAAASWNFIDSYIVDHKLGEWYWGVDHKLQPVAHEPKVSAWKCPYHNSRACFEMIARLKSSIKETI, encoded by the coding sequence ATGAAGAATTCACCTGAACAATGGCTGAAATCGCTGGAGCAGGAGCTTCAGGACAATATCCTCGGCTTCTGGATGAAGCATACCCTGGATGAGCAGCACGGCGGTTTTGTCGGCGAGATTGACAATCAGCTGAATATTGTGGAAGGCGCCGGAAAGAGCCTTGTACTCAATGCGCGGATTCTCTGGACCTTTGCGGCAGCTTACCGTACGTACCGTAAAGCCGAATATCTCGCCATCGCCGAACGCGCCCACGGTTATCTGCTTGAGCATTTCCTAGACAAGGAATACGGCGGATTATATTGGATGGTAGATGCAGCGGGTGTACCTTCCCAGCTGAAGAAGCAGGTGTACGGCCAAGCCTTCGCGATTTATGCCCTGGCCGAGTATCATCATGCCACTGGACATGCAGAAGCCCTGGAGCAAGCTGTAGAGCTGTTCCGTCTCCTGGAGAAACACGGCTATGATCAGCTTTATAAAGGGTATATTGAAGCACTAGCACGCGACTGGCAGCTGACCGATGACCTGTCCCTCAGCGCCAAGGATATGAACGAGAAAAAATCGATGAACACGCACCTGCATGTTCTCGAGGGCTATACAGGCCTTTACCGGGTATGGAAATCAGAGGAGCTGCGGGTCAAGCTGGCGGAACTGATTGAGACCATGCTCGAACACATCGTGGATGATGAAGGCAAGCATTTCCTCCTGTTCATGGACGAAGAGTGGAATGTGAAATCCGATATCATCTCCTACGGCCATGACATTGAAGGCAGCTGGCTGCTGGTGGAGGCTGCGGAGGTGCTTGGCGATGAGGAGCTTCTGCAGCGCGTCCAGAAGGTAGCCATCTCAATGGCAGAAGCTACGCTTAACGAAGGTATCGACACTGACGGCGGAATCTGGAACGAAGCTGACAGCAAGGGCTTAATCTCCAAGGACAAAGACTGGTGGCCTCAGGCGGAAGCCATGGTCGGCTTCTACAATGCCTACCAGCTGACAGAGGATGCCCGCTTCCAGGAAGCTGCCGCAGCGTCATGGAATTTTATTGACAGCTACATTGTCGACCACAAGCTGGGCGAATGGTATTGGGGGGTAGACCACAAGCTGCAGCCGGTGGCTCATGAGCCGAAGGTCAGCGCCTGGAAATGCCCTTATCATAACAGCAGAGCCTGCTTCGAAATGATCGCACGGCTTAAATCATCCATAAAGGAGACTATCTAA
- a CDS encoding glycoside hydrolase family 130 protein: MTSVFEERKAQLTERYEALIGRKNEKVPFGNGIYDRYQYPLLTAEHAPLIWRYDFNPETNPYFAERIGVNGVFNPGAIELDGKFYIVARVEGNDRKSFFAVAESDSGVDGFRFWDHPVVLPETEDPDINVYDMRLVKHADGWIYGLFCTERKDPDAPHGDLSSAVAQCGITRTKDLKTWERLADLKTGSAQQRNVVLHPEFVDGKYAFYTRPQDGFIDAGSGGGIGWGLSDTIENAVITSETIMDQRYYHTIKEVKNGQGPAPIKTPRGWLHIAHGVRNTAAGLRYVLYAFLSDLDEPNKVTHAPGGHFIAPDGEERVGDVSNVVFCNGVIARDNGDIYIYYASSDTRVHVATTTIDQMLDYVLNTPEDPLRSYACVQQRIALVDRNLQL, encoded by the coding sequence ATGACTTCAGTATTTGAGGAACGCAAAGCGCAGTTAACCGAACGCTATGAGGCACTGATTGGACGCAAAAACGAAAAGGTGCCTTTCGGCAACGGTATCTATGACCGTTACCAGTATCCGCTGCTGACCGCAGAGCATGCACCGCTGATCTGGCGTTATGACTTCAATCCTGAGACCAACCCTTATTTCGCTGAAAGAATCGGTGTGAACGGAGTCTTCAACCCGGGGGCAATCGAACTGGACGGCAAATTCTATATTGTAGCCCGTGTAGAGGGCAATGACCGCAAATCCTTCTTCGCCGTGGCCGAGAGCGACAGCGGCGTGGACGGCTTCCGCTTCTGGGATCACCCGGTTGTACTGCCTGAGACAGAAGACCCGGACATCAACGTCTATGATATGCGTCTGGTCAAACATGCCGACGGCTGGATCTACGGACTGTTCTGCACTGAACGCAAAGATCCGGATGCCCCGCACGGCGACCTGTCCAGTGCTGTAGCACAGTGCGGCATCACCCGCACCAAGGACCTGAAGACCTGGGAGCGCCTGGCCGATCTTAAGACCGGCTCCGCCCAGCAGCGCAACGTGGTGCTGCACCCTGAATTTGTTGACGGCAAATATGCCTTCTACACCCGTCCGCAGGATGGCTTCATCGACGCCGGCTCCGGCGGCGGCATCGGCTGGGGCTTGTCCGACACCATCGAGAATGCCGTGATTACCAGCGAGACGATCATGGATCAGCGCTACTACCATACGATCAAAGAAGTAAAGAACGGCCAAGGCCCGGCTCCGATCAAAACCCCGCGCGGCTGGCTGCATATCGCCCATGGCGTGCGCAATACCGCTGCCGGCCTGCGCTACGTGCTCTACGCCTTCCTGTCGGACCTGGATGAGCCAAACAAAGTTACCCACGCTCCCGGCGGACATTTCATCGCACCGGATGGCGAGGAACGTGTCGGCGATGTATCGAACGTCGTATTCTGTAACGGTGTGATCGCCCGCGACAACGGAGACATCTATATCTACTATGCCTCCTCTGATACCCGTGTTCATGTAGCTACTACCACCATCGACCAGATGCTCGATTACGTCCTGAACACGCCGGAAGATCCGCTCCGCTCCTATGCCTGCGTTCAGCAGCGGATCGCGCTGGTCGACCGTAATTTGCAGCTCTAA
- a CDS encoding glycoside hydrolase family 113: MSLLNEYVGGVTWGFMGRRGTWATEESGTSMELMKSVTGANWTAIAFSAIQATPQSTVIPYWELPTVTDDEVLWAIRKAKSLQLKVCLKPIVNCADGTWRAHINFFDKDVPCEPKWSEWFRSYTAFILHYAAIAEESGCEMFCIGCELVQADRREAEWRALIAEVRKVYSGVITYNCDKYQEDNVTWWDALDVISSSGYYPDHDWGAQLDRIEAVVKKQDKPFFFMEAGCPSRTGSAAIPNDWTLAGEPSEEEQSRFYHAMFGSCEGRDWVQGFMLWDWPASLYLPEEAPVNDDYCMYGKAAAPVIKNYYTSKING; encoded by the coding sequence ATGTCACTGCTGAATGAATACGTCGGAGGCGTTACCTGGGGCTTTATGGGCAGGCGCGGAACGTGGGCGACAGAAGAATCCGGGACTTCAATGGAGCTTATGAAATCGGTTACCGGAGCGAATTGGACAGCCATCGCCTTCAGTGCTATCCAAGCCACCCCGCAATCTACAGTAATTCCTTACTGGGAACTGCCGACAGTGACTGATGATGAGGTGCTGTGGGCCATCCGCAAGGCTAAGTCCCTGCAGCTGAAGGTCTGCCTGAAACCGATCGTCAATTGCGCAGACGGCACTTGGCGGGCTCATATCAACTTTTTCGACAAGGATGTTCCCTGCGAGCCCAAATGGTCGGAGTGGTTTCGCTCTTATACTGCCTTTATTCTGCATTATGCTGCGATCGCTGAAGAAAGCGGCTGCGAAATGTTCTGCATCGGCTGTGAACTGGTTCAGGCGGACAGACGCGAAGCAGAGTGGCGGGCTTTGATTGCTGAAGTCCGTAAGGTCTATAGCGGCGTTATTACGTACAATTGCGACAAGTATCAGGAGGATAATGTGACCTGGTGGGATGCGCTCGATGTCATTTCCTCCAGCGGCTACTATCCCGATCACGATTGGGGAGCTCAGCTGGACCGGATTGAAGCTGTGGTGAAGAAGCAGGACAAACCGTTTTTCTTCATGGAAGCGGGCTGTCCCAGCCGAACGGGCAGCGCAGCCATCCCCAATGACTGGACGCTGGCAGGTGAACCGAGCGAAGAAGAGCAGAGCCGTTTCTACCATGCCATGTTCGGCAGCTGTGAAGGCCGGGACTGGGTACAGGGCTTTATGCTGTGGGATTGGCCGGCAAGCCTCTATTTGCCCGAAGAAGCACCTGTTAATGATGACTACTGCATGTACGGCAAGGCAGCGGCACCGGTTATCAAAAACTACTACACTTCCAAAATCAATGGTTAG
- a CDS encoding carbohydrate ABC transporter permease: MHTFKYTAASFFKYLTLVLGALAALIPILVVFFASLKTNAEYASTGPLTLPENWLNFSNYTKAFVDGNMLLGFMNTIIIVLISIAGATLTGSMMAYILARFKFKGSKLLMGAFLLATLIPGVTTQVATFQIINSLDLFNTRWAPILMYLGTDIIAVYIFMQFLDSISESLDESAMLDGASYWTIYWRIILPLLSPAIVTVIIVKGVNIYNDFYTPFLYMPKSSLQVVSTALFKFKGPYGSQWEVICAAIMIAIIPTLIAFISLQKYIYNGFAQGSVK, from the coding sequence ATGCATACTTTTAAATACACCGCAGCTTCTTTCTTCAAATATCTTACCTTAGTCTTAGGCGCACTAGCCGCACTGATTCCGATTCTGGTTGTCTTTTTCGCATCGCTCAAAACCAATGCGGAGTACGCCAGCACCGGGCCGCTTACCCTGCCGGAGAACTGGCTGAATTTCAGCAACTACACCAAGGCTTTTGTAGATGGCAATATGCTGCTCGGCTTCATGAACACCATTATTATCGTGCTTATTTCCATTGCCGGAGCTACGCTGACCGGATCAATGATGGCCTATATTCTGGCCCGTTTCAAATTCAAAGGCAGCAAGCTGCTGATGGGCGCTTTTCTGCTGGCAACCCTGATTCCGGGTGTGACCACGCAGGTCGCTACCTTCCAGATCATCAACTCGCTGGATTTGTTCAATACGCGCTGGGCGCCGATCCTGATGTATCTCGGTACCGACATTATCGCGGTTTATATTTTCATGCAATTCCTGGATTCAATTTCCGAGTCGCTGGATGAATCAGCCATGCTGGACGGTGCATCGTACTGGACGATTTACTGGAGAATTATTTTGCCGCTGCTGAGTCCTGCGATTGTCACGGTCATTATCGTGAAGGGTGTCAATATCTACAATGACTTTTACACGCCTTTCCTGTACATGCCAAAGAGCAGCCTCCAGGTCGTTTCCACCGCGCTGTTCAAATTTAAAGGGCCTTACGGCTCGCAGTGGGAGGTTATCTGTGCCGCGATAATGATTGCGATCATCCCGACACTGATTGCCTTCATCTCCTTGCAAAAGTACATCTATAACGGCTTTGCACAAGGCTCGGTAAAATAA
- a CDS encoding carbohydrate ABC transporter permease, which produces MERLSNLSYKNQRILIIFLFSLVPVVLLLTFSYLPVFKMFQYSFTSWDGFSKNMEYVGFDNYKTIFTKPEYFAVFKVSLYYFFATFVQMGLALYFATILSFNVRLKNWFKGILFFPTLLNGVAIGFIFLFFFKPEGTLNTMLDLVGLGAWQQKWLLNPHLINISLAFASVWRYMGMNFIIFLGAISSIGSDIYEASEIDGANRWHQFRHIIIPSIKKILQLNLILAVSGAIGVFEIPYVMTGGSNGSGTFVIQTVDVAFKYSKLGLASAMAVVLLGIVVIVTILQRVLIKEEK; this is translated from the coding sequence GTGGAGAGATTGTCCAACTTGAGCTATAAAAATCAGCGGATTTTGATCATTTTTTTATTCTCGTTAGTTCCGGTAGTGCTGCTGTTGACGTTCTCCTATTTACCCGTATTCAAAATGTTCCAGTACAGCTTCACAAGCTGGGACGGCTTCAGCAAAAACATGGAGTATGTCGGGTTCGACAACTACAAGACGATCTTCACCAAACCGGAGTATTTTGCCGTATTTAAGGTCAGTCTGTATTATTTCTTTGCTACGTTTGTGCAGATGGGGCTGGCCCTGTATTTTGCGACGATCCTGAGCTTTAATGTCCGTCTGAAGAACTGGTTCAAAGGAATTCTGTTCTTCCCGACTCTGCTCAACGGGGTAGCTATCGGGTTCATCTTCCTGTTTTTCTTCAAGCCGGAGGGTACGCTCAATACAATGCTAGACCTGGTCGGACTTGGAGCCTGGCAGCAGAAATGGCTGCTGAATCCGCATCTGATCAATATTTCCCTCGCCTTTGCTTCGGTCTGGAGATATATGGGGATGAACTTCATCATTTTCCTTGGAGCGATATCTTCGATCGGCAGTGATATTTATGAGGCTTCGGAAATTGACGGCGCCAATCGCTGGCACCAGTTCAGACATATTATCATTCCAAGTATCAAAAAAATTCTGCAGCTCAATCTGATCCTCGCGGTGAGCGGAGCGATCGGTGTCTTCGAAATTCCGTACGTCATGACTGGCGGCTCTAATGGCAGTGGTACGTTTGTCATCCAGACCGTTGATGTGGCCTTCAAATACAGCAAGCTGGGTCTTGCTTCGGCGATGGCTGTGGTGCTGCTGGGTATCGTTGTTATTGTGACTATTCTGCAGCGTGTGCTGATTAAGGAGGAGAAGTAA
- a CDS encoding response regulator transcription factor, whose protein sequence is MIKVMIADDEEVIRRGLEKITSRMDLEVEVIGSHGNGLEAWNQLSALSEEDIDLLITDIKMPRMDGFKLIEEARGHMKNLPIAVLSGFSDFDYVRRAMRFGALDYLLKPIEKSQLYELLKRVEENKKLQAAEPQQEAVQASEGGEHYVVEQTKSILEKEYNHNFELERLAETVGMNASYISRLFKYKTGQTITEYLIGIRIARAKELLTGRPDLKNYEIAEMVGYSDPVYFNKLFKKICGMTPKDYKSGCRVPKN, encoded by the coding sequence GTGATCAAAGTCATGATAGCGGATGATGAGGAAGTTATTCGCCGTGGGCTTGAGAAGATTACTTCCAGAATGGATTTGGAAGTGGAGGTTATCGGCTCTCACGGCAACGGCCTGGAGGCGTGGAACCAGCTTTCTGCTTTATCGGAAGAGGACATCGACCTGCTGATTACGGATATCAAAATGCCGAGAATGGACGGCTTTAAGCTGATAGAAGAAGCCCGCGGCCATATGAAGAACCTGCCGATTGCAGTGCTGAGCGGCTTTAGTGATTTTGACTATGTCCGGCGGGCTATGCGATTCGGCGCCCTGGATTATCTGCTCAAGCCCATTGAGAAATCACAATTATATGAGCTGCTGAAGAGAGTGGAGGAGAACAAGAAGCTTCAGGCTGCTGAACCGCAGCAGGAGGCGGTGCAGGCGTCCGAAGGCGGAGAGCATTATGTGGTCGAGCAGACCAAAAGCATTCTGGAGAAGGAATACAACCACAATTTTGAACTGGAGCGACTGGCGGAGACGGTTGGAATGAATGCCAGCTATATCAGCCGCTTATTCAAATATAAGACCGGACAGACCATTACGGAGTATCTGATTGGAATACGGATTGCCAGGGCTAAAGAGCTGCTTACCGGACGGCCTGATCTTAAAAATTATGAGATTGCGGAAATGGTCGGCTACAGTGACCCGGTGTATTTCAATAAGCTGTTTAAAAAGATATGCGGTATGACTCCCAAAGATTATAAAAGCGGTTGCAGAGTTCCAAAAAACTGA